A stretch of DNA from Ranitomeya variabilis isolate aRanVar5 chromosome 1, aRanVar5.hap1, whole genome shotgun sequence:
aggggaaggtgccgTGTGTCAAAGGACCCCCGTATAAATAGTATGTATATGGCTTACCTAATGAGGCGCAGGTGGATAGAGACGCCAGTCCTACCGGAAGTATGGAACTTAAAAAAGAGGCATGCGTCGCCCAGCAGTGAGGAGTAGAcacacccccccttttttttcccccaGGTCAAGGAAAAGATGCACGTGCACAATCATGCCAGCAGAGCCTGACAATCTCCAGCCACCAGAAAAGGGGCCGGTCTGTGTGTAACATGTGCGTGAAGAAAGATAAACAACTGGGAGGAGGGCACTCCTCTTGTAGCCGGAGAGGTGATCGTCCAAAGGAAAAGAAGGGCAGATaggaggggggggagggggggagccgATTTAGAGGGAAAAAGAGGTACAGAGCAAAACAGAACACACAAACAGGGCGGGAGACAGCCCAAAATAGAAAAATAAGAGTGCTGCATCAGAGGGCCATCTACTAAGTATATAGCAAGATATCTATGCCAGAATATGGCAAGATATCTATGCAATCCCTAGAGTCATGTGTAGATCTTGCAACCCAATAGAAGCAGATCTACATCGGAATATACGCTGCAAGATTAAAGTAATCTACCGCCAAACACATATAAGGGGCCATATAATGATAGCCAAGCTTAGGGCCGACATATGTGGTCCTAAATAGGACCCTATATAGCAGAACCCTGTACTCATATGTAACCATACATGCAAAGTATGCGCACCTCAATGACCACACAACCCCCGGGGGCACACCAACACACATGTCATTCAACCTCACTGCAACCTAAAAGGGAAGAGGTAttagtataaaaaatatatatatagaaatagtcTTTATTAAATATTACAATAACATGTGAAAAAACACAGCTTTTATACACTCCCCAAATAGCAGCGAACCCCCAGATGTGGCATCCTCATGAGGCAGAGGTCGGGTAGCCCCACCTCCTAGGATAAAAGTTCATATAAAACATGAGTCCAGTGGCAATTAGATAGACGAACCCTAAATGGTATTCTGTAAACCAATCATGAGAGTATACACAGAGCAATGGAGACCCAAATCCCTATAACGCTCCATGAGCCATTGGAGGGTAAACAAAAATAAATTTAATAAGACAAACCCCTGCGAGAAAACAGTCATAATATGAGAAAAAAGATAACACCAAGTATCAAAAAATAGGAAGAAAGCAGCAACTCCACAGAATGTCAAATCAATAAAGACGTCAGAACGGATATATTTGACCCAGTAAGAGTTGTCAACAGGACCAATCATTATTCACAACATGAGTCCAGGATTTGCAGATAGAAGATAGGGTCCTTCAAGATGATATATAGACTCAAAGGTTATTCCATCCAGAATCCAAGGCCTTTATTCCATAGGCATATGAGCTGCGAACTCGAAAGAATCCACAACCATGATCTAGAGCACACCCAAAGATAAAACATAAATATAAAAAGTCAAAAaggacaaaacagaaaaaaagaagaTAAATGAATTAATTAACCCAAAAAACGGTAAATAATAACTCCTCATTAAGCCCCCCCGGAGTCACTGATCCCAAATGGAAAATCCATCGAGCCTCAGCCCTGAGGAGCTGGGGTACAATGGGGCCCCCTCTATTTGTCTGAAGAATTCTTTCCAACCCAACTACCTGCGTATTGGTGGTGCGTCCCTCATGATGGGACAGAAAATGAGAGGCAACTGGGGTAAGCATTTTGACTGGACTCATGTTTTATATGAACTTTTATCCTAGGAGGTGGGGCTACCCGACCTCTGCCTCATGAGGATGCCACATCTGGGGGTTCGCTGCTATTTGGGGAGTGTATAAAAGCTGTGTTTTTTCACATGTTATTGTAATATTTAATAAAgactatttctatatatatattttttatactaaTACCTCTTCCTTTTTAGGTTGCAGTGAGGTTGAATGACATGTGTGTTGGTGTGCCCCCGGGGGTTGTGTGGTCATTGAGGTGCGCATACTTTGCATGTATGGTTACATATGAGTACAGGGTTCTGCTATATAGGGTCCTATTTAGGACCACATATGTCGGCCCTAAGCTTGGCTATCATTATATGGCCCCTTATATGTGTTTGGCGGTAGATTACTTTAATCTTGCAGCGTATATTCCAATGTAGATCTGCTTCTATTGGGTTGCAAGATCTACACATGACTCTAGGGATTGCATAGATATCTTGCCATATTCTGGCATAGATATCTTGCTATATACTTAGTAGATGGCCCTCTGATGCAGCACTCTTATTTTTCTATTTTGGGCTGTCTCCCGCCCTGTTTGTGTGTTCTGTTTTGCTCTGTACCTCTTTTTCCCTCTAAATcggctccccccctccccccccctcctATCTGCCCTTCTTTTCCTTTGGACGATCACCTCTCCGGCTACAAGAGGAGTGCCCTCCTCCCAGTTGTTTATCTTTCTTCACGCACATGTTACACACAGACCGGCCCCTTTTCTGGTGGCTGGAGATTGTCAGGCTCTGCTGGCATGATTGTGCACGTGCATCTTTTCCTTGACCtgggggaaaaaaaagggggggtgtgTCTACTCCTCACTGCTGGGCGACGCATGCCTCTTTTTTAAGTTCCATACTTCCGGTAGGACTGGCGTCTCTATCCACCTGCGCCTCATTAGGTAAGCCATATACATACTATTTATACGGGGGTCCTTTGACACAcggcaccttcccctgacgaagccctcttgagaagggcgacacgcgttgggcggtCTCTCGTTTTGGCACATACTTCGTCTGCGTCTGGAGCTGGCGTGCCTGCCTTCTCCACCTTGGGTATGCTCAGCCCACCCATCTTATTAGAGATATGGGATTTACTGGGACTGCATAAGTTATCATAGGTATCACTGAATTTGGGTGGTCTTGCCCCGCACGTTGGGCGTCCACACTTCAGCAGTTTTCCCAGGTTGGAGGATAGTTTCTTTTGGCTGTTCATAAAGGTGGTGCACTTGTCTGGTCATTCATTATCAGCTCCATGAGCCAGAGGGTTACTCCTGCTATTTACATGCTGGTTTTTGCAGACTTGCACTCTGTATTTTGCACACGTTATCTATCTATGTGCCAATTGTACTttgcattgtttttaattatgttttatatgtattgaagttgctgtgtgtcaataaaaatcccttgtttatattatacatatatatatctttgttttaTTTTCTGTGGTGTGCATCCTTTGGAGCAGCGTCTTTTCCTTGTGTATTCCTCATGCTTGGCTGCTTGGTTGCACCCCGGTGGGATATTTTATTATAACCTGTATTGGTAGTGCGCTCTATTGCTTTGGTTTTAATTGACTCTGCAATCGCTTCTGTTTTCGTCTTTTAACCATTAATCTTTTACATCATTAATCCTGTTTTCCAATTATTTTTAAGAAGTATTGAGTTGGTTTTCTGCTACATGAAGAAATACCATGTTTGCATGAAAAAAGTGTTGGCATGAAGTAAACAGGAACAAGAATGGAGCAACGCAGAGAGCACTGACTCAGTGGTACACTAAAACAAGCTACTTATTAACTGAAGACAAGTTTATCAAGGCAATCAATAAGATTTCAATTCGTAAACTAATGACAATTAGAAATAATGTTACACAGTTCTTGCTGCTCTCTTGACCTCATGGCTCCCATCtgtccctaactctggccctgtaacCCTAACCACTGCCCTATAAAATAATAATCCTGGAGCTACCGCACTAAGAAGTGCGACACCGATAGGAATATCTAGTTTATGACTAGCCTAACTTTCCACTAACACAGATAACAACTGTCTGTCAGAATTCTCAAATGGCACATAGAGCGTAAACCAATTTCTGAACTTTAGTATTAATATACACCAAACAAAAATATCAAGAATGCACTGGTCTGCCAAACATCAGAGTCCAAGCTGATTCCATACAGGCCTTCTCCTGGCTGCTGTAGCTTCTGATGGCGGTTACTGCTCCATGCCCTAACAGGAGCCAAACTACGTACTCTTACTAGATCGCAAGTCCCATCTATAGACTATTTGTTATGGAATAATTTAATGTGCATAAATGATATCCCCATATGATTGTACATTAAATCCCACACGACTTCAGGAATGCACGTTAATCTAGCATATAAAGGCCAGCATACTAACGAATTCCCGGTACTTATTCAGAAACAGTCTTAGCTGCTAGAAAAATTATCATTTGCGTAATGTGAAAACATAAAACCATCTGGGATTTTTAAGAAAGAAACTTCTAACAATTTTATTTTTTGGATTGTGGACTGTTTCATCAGATAAGCCTTTATGATTCACTTGTTCTTCAGGAAATACTGAAATGTCATGTTGATTATGTAACTGCTGAACATATATTATTTTTAGTGCTTCAGAAATTGGATAGGGATGATTTTTCAACGTGTCCATCTTGGTAATAGAGGAATCCTATTACTTAAAGGATTAAAATGCATAGGAAAGAATGTAAGTTCATTGCAAAGTGAATATAGCACATGATTTATTTTCATGGCAGATTAGGCCAAAATCTGCTCTCTTCCCCCCATACAGAATGTAATTCTGCTGTGGATTATTCACCAATAATTTATTACATGCAGAGAAAGAACTCACAGTAGTTCATTTTCTTATTTGATTCATTGGTTTCTACTTAAGAATGGAACCCCTTCTGCATCCCCCAAAACTTCTGTAGAATCATGACCCCTTGCACATATAAGTAGTCAGGATTAGTGTCATGTTAATACTGAAAAAGAGATCTCTTACAAATTTATGGAACCATACAAGACAACCACCTCCATGTCTAGATCCCTTAGAAATTTATAGTATCCATACGAGATTGTATAGCTCCATGTGATTTGAATTTTACACAATGTGGTAAAATCCGAAACATAACATAAAACATACTGACATAAAGTGTGAGTATTGTATGTGTTTAATTTAGCTCTGTCCAATCATGCAATGCTTGCTGTGCTTTTTTTAATTCATCTTCTGAACTTGTCTGCAGTAATGAGATGCTTAGTGCAGTCCACAGTGTCATTGACAATGCCCAAATGATACAGTAGCACTTAGTGAGCTTAGGCCAAAGTCTAACTATTGCTTAACACACACATGCACCTGCACTCCACTTTGTACCCATTTTTGCCCTTTTTGCATGCACACTGGAAAAATTTACAACTCTAAATATGAACATAGAGTGCAATAGACAGACAGATGCCCAAAAGTCCCCTTTTAGCTTACATGTTACTGGTATTTATAAGTATCCCAGAAAAATAGGACGGCGTACTAAACAATGCTATTGTAATGTGAACATGACCAAATGAGAAGAATCTATTTGTCTATTATTTAAACATGATTTAAATTATATGAGCAATACTCAGACTACCATGAAATGTGCTATATACATCCTACATGTAAAAAGTATGTAAAAGAGCCAACATACAGAAATGCAGGTAATAAGTGGAATATTCACTTATTACTCAGTGTCAAGGTACATTGTGATACACAGTCTGTGATGGCCTGCTATGATTTACACGTAGGACTTATAtttacatctgtctgagatggtttagcgaatcctgcattgagcaggagggttggacacgatgacccttgaggtcccttccaactctaatattcaaTGACTCTATGATTCTATATGGTCCCTTAATGTGCTCTAGTGCTTTTATGTCCCATATTTATGGATTTGATGCCACTAGATCCCTGACAGGCAATCTTTCAAGGGATAGTTCCATCTCCTACAGTTATGGCTTATCAATGAGATATGCTATGAATGTATAGTAAATGTGGGTCCCAAGAATGGAACAATCATATACATTAAGAACTGATCCCTGATAGTATAGAAAGAGTTGGAATTACCATTCAATTTTTTGGGGATTCTGACCACTTCTCCTGTGAGAGCAGCATACAATAGGGCCTTGTTTTCGAGAAAGTTGTGGGTCACATTGATGAGACCTGCTTATAATTTAAATTTATAGTATATGAATGTTATTTATGTATGAGAAGGGAATACCACTTTGTTTgaatttaaagaaaacctgtcacctgagtaatgaaACCCAAACCGCAGGCACCGTGAGTCAGAGTCAGGTGAGTTTTTCTCTAAAATGCATGAGCAAATTTACTATAAAAGTCCCAATCTGCTGCAGTTGATTTACCGGTCTCTTGGTATGAGAAGCGCTGGGAAGTGCCAGCTCTTTaaaatatattttctctgaaacgctccaATAAATACACCAGGCCGCCAATGTGCTGGCAGGTCTGAGTCATACTACATTTTATTATATTGCTGCTGAAAATATATTACTTTTAGGTCATTGAAACacggcagtatttggtcagtattttacctcaatatgtgtaagccaaaaccaggagaggaaaagtcagaggaaaagtataatagaaacatatcaccacttctgaatttatcacccactgctgggtttggcttacaaatactgatggaaaatactgaccaaaatattgccatgtgaacatggccttagcgtTTCAGTATTTGGATGTGGATTATTTTTCAGCTTGTCTAACTTGGTAATAGAAGATACCTATTTGTCAAGCATAAATCAGGTGACAGCTCcctttaaaacaccactccagcattttagtGTACCTTTTTATATAAATCTTTTGACTATTTAAATGAAACTTGCTTTTTAGATCAACTGATCAGTTCTATAATGACCTTAAATGCCTCCATCTTCACGGACTTCCTTATTTTAGGCTTATCTGACGTTCCAAATCTCAAAGCGTTCCTATTTTGCACTCTCCTCCTTATTTATGTACTGACTTTAATAGGAAATGTGGCTATCATTCTTGTGTCACAACTAGATAAACGCCTACATAAACCAATGTATTTCTTTTTGAGTAATTTATCCTTCCTTGACATCTGTTATACGTCAACAACTATGCCCAAAATGTTACAAGTCCTTTTGGTGAAGAGAAAATCTATCTCATTTGTGGGTTGCATAATTCAACTTTACTTCTTTTTGGCCTTTGTGGGCACTGAATGTGTTCTTCTCCTGGTAATGTCTTATGATAGATTTTTAGCCATATGCCATCCTCTCCGATATTCAGCTATTATGAACTTTAAGGCATGTGTCATCCAGGCCTCTATAGCCTGGTTAGGTGGTTTAGTGAACTCTGTAGTCCATACAGTCTTTACTTTCCGCCTGGACTTTTGTGGTATTAGGAAGATTAATTACTTTTTTTGTGATATTCCTCCATTATTATCTCTGTCATGTGAAGATACATCAGTGAATGAAGTTTTACTGCTTTCTATAGGAGTTTTCATTGGGTGGACTCCATTTTTAGGCATTATTGTCTCATACATTTATATTATTACCACTGTATTGAAGATCAAATCTAATAAAGGAAGGCAAAAAACATTTTCTACTTGTGCATCACATCTTACGGTAGTGTTACTATATTACGGAAGTGCTATTTCCAACTATGTCAGACCAATTTCATCTTATTCCTTGGGTAAAGACCGATTGATTTCTGTTCTATACAGTGTAGTTACTCCAATGATGAATCCAATTATATATACCTTAAAAAATCAGGAGGTGAAAAATGCCGTATGTCGACAATTAAATCGTAAAAGAAGATTGCAGATTCGCTGAGCCACATCAAATCCATATGTTACAGACAACGTGTGAAATGAAGTTATTGCATAGAATACCCAGATAATCTATAGGATTTCTGGCATTACAGTATATGACAACGTTTGAAATAAGGATATTTCATTCTGACCTTATATGCTTCACTTAGGGATTTTAAAGAATGGTGAGTTATTTTATGGGATGTCTCACACTTCAGAAAAAAGTATAAAATAAAAAGGTTACAGTGTTAGCCCTAAACATAATAGGATTGGAGTTAGATTTAGCCTCTTAGCCCTAATAATAATGAGGGTTAGATTTAGGGTTAATCCTAATAATAGGTTAAGAGTTATCTTTAAACccaatacatgtttttttttttttttttttaaagaggttgtctgtacAATACATGAGTCTGGCACAATGTCAACTGCTGCAGTTTGGTGATCTCATACTTTATCTAAAACTCAATAATCTAGAGAATATACTGGAAATGTGTAAAGatgaatttatttatattttcctaTTGTCCGAGTTAGGCcacagtcacacgttcagtatttggtcagtattttacctcagtatgtgtgagctaaaatcaggagtagaacaatcaaaggaaaagtgtaatagaaacatgtcactacttccgtatttatcacccactcctggttttggcttacacatactgaggtaaaatactgaccaaatactgaatgtgtgaccatgGTTTTATTGTAAGAAATGCCTATGCACTGTATGCAATATTTTCATTACACATTTAACTGCATGTATtgaatatattaaaaataaaaattgcaaccAGCTCACCTCCTCCATGCATTAGCAATAACTCTTGGTGCACGGACTGCTTTTCGACAAATCATCAAACAgggaaattttaaccccttaacgaccagaggtatttcagtttttgcactttttctccccttcttcccagagccataacttttttttttttcatcaatatggccatgtgagggtttgttttttgcggaacaagttgtacttcTAAGTGACATAATTGGTTTTCACATATCACGTACTGTAAAACGGTAAAAAAaatcaattccacagttgtttatttttttcatttttaccatgttcactaaatgctaaaactgaccttccattttgattctccaggtcattacaagttcaggccggcatcacactagcgagttttacggacctatgagaggtgcagaaaatacggattgcatacggtacaatgattctctatggcccagctcctatctgccgtattttactgatccgtattatacggtcttgtacggccgtagaaaatcgcagcatgctgcgtttgtcaccgtattgcgcaaaaaaatcgccaatgaaagtctatgggggcgagaaaaatacggattacacacggaccatgcgtgtgacttgcgagaaatacgcaccggtgttctctagaaaagccggcaattcagtgcggtgtacagtaaaatcacactgacagaatataatagaataggtagaataaatgtctacacatagaataggtatatatacagtgcctacaagtagtattcaaccccctgcagatttagcaggtttacacatttggaattaacttggcattgtgacatttggactgtagatcagcctggaagtgtgaaatgcactgcagcaaaaaagaatgttatttctttgtttttttgttttttttaaattgtgaaaagttttttcagagggtcatttattattcaacccctcaacccaacagaattctgtttggttcccctaaagtattaagaagtagttcaggcacaaagaacaatgagcttcacatgtttggattaattatctctttttccagccttttctgactatttaagaccctccccaaacttgtgaacagcactcatacatggtcaacatgggaaagacaaaggagcattccaaggccatcagagacaagatcgtggagggtcacaaggctggcaaggggtacaaaaccctttccaaggagttgggcagcctttgaaagtttcctcccgtgccgaggccaggcttgtccgaagagtcaaggctaacccaaggacaacaaggatggagctccgggaagatctcatggcagtggggacattggtttcagtcaataccataagtaacatactccaccgtaatggtctccattccagacgagcccgtaaggtacctttactttcaaagcgtcatgtcaaggctcgtctacagtttgctcatgatcacttggaggactctgagactgactggttcaaggttctctggtctgatgagaccaagatcgagatccttggtgccaaccacacacgtgacgtttggagactggatggcactgcatacgaccccaagaataccatccctacagtcaagcatggtggtggcagcatcatgctgtggggctgtttctcagccaaggggcctggctatctggtctgcatccatgggaagatggatagcacgacctacctggagattttggccaagaacctccgctcctccgtcaaggatcttaagatgggtcgtcatttcatcttccaacaagacaacgacccaaagcacacagccaagaaaaccaaggcctggttcaagaggcaaaaaatcaaggtgttccagtggcctagtcagtctcctgaccttaacccaattgaaaacctgtGGAAGgaactcaagattaaagtccacccaaagacacccaaagaacctagataacttggagaagatctgcatggaggagtgggccaagataactccagagacctgtgccggcctgatcaggtcttataaaagacgattattagctgtaattgcaaacaaaggttattccacaaaatattaaacctaggggttgaataataattgacccacacttttatgtttaaaatttataaaaatttaactgagcaacaaaacttttttggtttgtaagatttatgcatctgttaataaatcctgctcatgtttgaagtttgaaggctctaacttatttgcatcttattaaacctgctaaatctgcaagggggtcgaatactacttgtaggcactgtatatatatatatatatatatatatatatatatatatatatgtcagtgagacagatatatatatatatatatatttatatttcatacagcgctagatatcataaaagccggtaattcaattgccggcttttgctatctccttcccaaacccgacatgatatgagacatggtttacatacagtaaaccatctcatatccctttttttttgcatattccacactaataatgttagtagtgtgtatgtgcaaagtttgggcgctgtagctattacaTTAAagagttaaatcgcggaaaaaattggcgtgggctcctgtgcaattttctccaccagagtggtaaagccagtgactgagggcagatattaatagcctagagagggtccatggttattggccccccctggataaaaacatctgcccccagccaccccagaaaaggcacatctgtaagatgcgcctattctggcacttggccactctcttcccactcccgtgtagcagttggatatggggtaatgaagggttaatgtcaccttgctattgtaaggtgacattaagccagattaataatggagaggcatcaattatgacacatatccattattaatccaatagtacgaaatggttaataaaacacacacacattattacaaagtactttaatgaaataaagacacagagtgttgtaatattttattctcttaatccacctgaagacccttgttctgtaaaaaaggaaaaataaaaagtcaacaatatcccataccttccggcgttcaggtcacgtcccacgatgtaaatccatctgaaggggttaaatcattttacactcaggagctctgctaatgcagtgctcgtggatgttaaaccccggggaatgaatggaatgcaggggaatgtcctgtagttaccctgagtcgcggtgatgcaccctctgctggatgtcctcatatgaactcgagcgtgggaaaaattcccaggctcgagatcatatgaggacatccagcagagggcgcatcaccgcgactcaaggtaactacaggacattcccctgcactctattcattccccggggttttacatccatgagcactgcattagcagagctcctgtgtgtaaaatgatttaaccctttcagacggatttacatcgtgggacgtgaccagaacaacggtaggtatgggatattgtttttttttatttttccttttttacagaacgagggtcttcaggtggattaagagtctaataaaatatta
This window harbors:
- the LOC143794880 gene encoding olfactory receptor 5V1-like codes for the protein MTLNASIFTDFLILGLSDVPNLKAFLFCTLLLIYVLTLIGNVAIILVSQLDKRLHKPMYFFLSNLSFLDICYTSTTMPKMLQVLLVKRKSISFVGCIIQLYFFLAFVGTECVLLLVMSYDRFLAICHPLRYSAIMNFKACVIQASIAWLGGLVNSVVHTVFTFRLDFCGIRKINYFFCDIPPLLSLSCEDTSVNEVLLLSIGVFIGWTPFLGIIVSYIYIITTVLKIKSNKGRQKTFSTCASHLTVVLLYYGSAISNYVRPISSYSLGKDRLISVLYSVVTPMMNPIIYTLKNQEVKNAVCRQLNRKRRLQIR